Genomic segment of bacterium:
AAAAATACAGAAATTGTTCCCATTATCATAATAGATAAAGCTCCTATATACCTGTCAATTAAAACTGATATACCACTTAAAAATTTTTTTTCCTGCTCTTTCACAATATAAAAAATTTTTACTATATCGCCACCCGCTGATGTTGGAAGAAAATTGTTAAAAAATAAACCTATCATTGTAAGTTTCCAAATTAAAAAATAGGAAAGTTTTTTTTTGAAATAAATTTCCAGTATATATTTAAATCTCAGAGCAAGTAAAAAATTTATTGAAAATATTGTAATAAAAGCAAATATTAGGGGTAAATAATTTGCATTTTTTATAATTTCAGAAATTTTCTTAAAATTGACTTTTTGTAAAATTAAGTAAATAAAAAAAACACTTATAAGTATTCTAACAATTGTAAAAATAACATTTTTTTTCACTTTTTTATTAATCTTAAAATTTCATTCCCAAACTTTTCTGCTGCTTCAGGACCATTTCCTGTTACAATATTTTCATCAATTTCTACCAGATTTCCTGTATAAATTGCCCCATTTTTTTTCAAAATTTCTGAAGCAGTGTAAAAACAGGTCGCTTTCTTTCCATTCAAAATACCTGCTTTGGCTAAAATCCCTGGAGCAAGACATATTGCTCCGATAACTTTTTTGCTTTTATAAAAGTTTTGAGCAAGTTTTAATGCATGTGTATTTGTAAATAAACTCTGGGAACCAATACCTCCTACAAAAATTATTCCATCATAATCATTCTCTTTTATCTCCTCAAGTGTAAGATTAATATCTATTTTTGTTCCAAGCATACCCTTAGCAATACCCTTTTTAACAGATGCAATGTCAACAATAATTCCATTTTTTTCAAGTATTTCTTTTGGAACTTTAAGTTCTTCATCTCTGAAATTTTCAAAAGCAATAACCATTAAAACTTTTTTTTCTTTTCCAGAAAGATTTGTGATTAAAAAAATTAAAGATAAAAAAGATAAAAAAATTTTAAATTTCATTTTCATCCCCCTTTTTTTCTTTTTTATTATTTTCATATATTTCTTTTATTTTGTGTAAAATACCATTTATAAATTTTGGAGAATCTTCGTCTCCATATTTTTTACTTATTTCAATCGCTTCATTTATACTTACAATTGAAGGGATATCTTCTCTGAAAACGATTTCATATGTTGCAATTCTTAAAATATTTCTATCAATATAACTCATTCTCTTTATATCCCAGTTTAAAGAAACTTTTGAAATTATCTCATCTATTTCTTTCATATTTTCAATAACTCCTTTTATTATTTCATCAGCAAACTTTTTTACTTTTTCATTTTCCTCAAAATTTTCAAGAAAAGTAGAATTAGTATCTTCTCTCATATCTATCATATATAAAATTTTCAATGCATACTCTCTTGCTTTTCTTCTTAACATATTTTTATTTTATCATCAATAATCAATGAACATCAATCCACGCTTTATATAATCTCCATCCATCTTTTAAAAACTCTTCATTAGCCCATATAAGAACTCCTTTATATCCTCTTTCCCAAATTTTTGTAAGTTTATCTGGAATTTCTGTCGGTTCTAATTCTCCTATAATGACTGGTTTTTCAATTAAAAGATTATAAAAATGATAATCAAGTGATGAGTTGTTTTCAAAACTGTCATAATA
This window contains:
- a CDS encoding lysylphosphatidylglycerol synthase transmembrane domain-containing protein; translation: MKKNVIFTIVRILISVFFIYLILQKVNFKKISEIIKNANYLPLIFAFITIFSINFLLALRFKYILEIYFKKKLSYFLIWKLTMIGLFFNNFLPTSAGGDIVKIFYIVKEQEKKFLSGISVLIDRYIGALSIMIMGTISVF
- a CDS encoding DJ-1/PfpI family protein, with the translated sequence MKFKIFLSFLSLIFLITNLSGKEKKVLMVIAFENFRDEELKVPKEILEKNGIIVDIASVKKGIAKGMLGTKIDINLTLEEIKENDYDGIIFVGGIGSQSLFTNTHALKLAQNFYKSKKVIGAICLAPGILAKAGILNGKKATCFYTASEILKKNGAIYTGNLVEIDENIVTGNGPEAAEKFGNEILRLIKK
- the nusB gene encoding transcription antitermination factor NusB, whose amino-acid sequence is MLRRKAREYALKILYMIDMREDTNSTFLENFEENEKVKKFADEIIKGVIENMKEIDEIISKVSLNWDIKRMSYIDRNILRIATYEIVFREDIPSIVSINEAIEISKKYGDEDSPKFINGILHKIKEIYENNKKEKKGDENEI